The following are from one region of the Nitrospirota bacterium genome:
- a CDS encoding SurA N-terminal domain-containing protein: MLKVLRESAIENPWFYRLIMLAIAVAFVITMGWGMGYTKSASKDYVAKVNGELITLDEFQDSYRTSVAFYKKMMGEKYNEEMLKQLHMKKNVLTSLIDKKLWLEAAKDMGITVSNEELISLLKGNELFQKNKIFDESTYRQVLAYNHLKTADFEESQRKELLYEKIRATLKESVMLSPQELPITGTAEENERVSKDKLNQKREKAVQSFLENMKTKSKIEIKNEYIEG, encoded by the coding sequence ATGTTAAAAGTTCTTCGAGAAAGTGCCATTGAAAATCCCTGGTTTTACCGATTAATCATGCTTGCGATCGCGGTTGCCTTTGTGATTACGATGGGTTGGGGTATGGGTTATACCAAATCAGCCAGCAAGGATTATGTCGCTAAGGTAAATGGGGAATTAATTACATTGGACGAGTTCCAGGATTCCTACCGAACATCCGTCGCATTTTACAAAAAAATGATGGGAGAGAAGTACAATGAAGAGATGTTAAAACAGCTTCATATGAAAAAAAACGTCCTGACTAGTCTCATCGACAAGAAATTATGGCTTGAAGCTGCAAAGGATATGGGGATAACCGTGTCCAATGAAGAGTTAATATCGCTGCTGAAAGGAAACGAGCTTTTTCAGAAAAATAAAATATTTGATGAATCGACTTATCGTCAGGTATTAGCCTACAATCACCTCAAAACCGCGGACTTCGAAGAGAGCCAGAGAAAAGAACTTCTCTATGAAAAGATCAGGGCGACTTTGAAAGAATCTGTGATGCTTTCTCCCCAGGAACTGCCCATCACAGGAACCGCGGAAGAAAATGAACGCGTTTCCAAAGATAAATTGAACCAAAAACGAGAAAAAGCCGTGCAAAGCTTTTTGGAAAACATGAAAACAAAATCCAAAATCGAAATCAAGAACGAATACATTGAAGGATAG
- the tpx gene encoding thiol peroxidase has translation MNERKGIITMQGNPLTLLGPALKVGDKAPDFSVIAGDLSPVTLANSKGNVRLLNVVPSLDTPVCDAQTRRFDQEAEKFPSNIEVLTISMDLPFAQKRFCNANSIKSKTLSDFNTASFGTNYGVLVKELRLLTRAIFVVGADDKIKYLEIVPEITTHPNYDKALAAVKA, from the coding sequence ATGAATGAACGGAAAGGTATTATCACCATGCAGGGGAACCCCCTGACTTTATTAGGCCCCGCTCTAAAGGTTGGAGACAAAGCGCCTGATTTTTCTGTCATTGCAGGGGACTTGTCCCCAGTCACTTTGGCAAACTCAAAAGGGAACGTCCGGCTGCTCAATGTCGTTCCTTCTCTTGATACCCCGGTCTGCGACGCCCAGACAAGGCGATTTGACCAGGAAGCGGAGAAATTCCCTTCCAATATTGAAGTGCTGACCATTAGTATGGATCTTCCGTTTGCCCAGAAAAGATTCTGCAATGCGAATTCCATAAAATCAAAAACGCTCTCTGATTTCAATACAGCCAGTTTCGGTACAAACTATGGCGTTTTGGTGAAAGAGCTTCGTCTTCTGACCCGCGCAATCTTCGTCGTGGGAGCCGACGACAAAATAAAATACCTGGAGATCGTTCCTGAAATTACCACCCATCCTAACTACGACAAGGCATTAGCGGCAGTGAAAGCCTGA
- a CDS encoding replication-associated recombination protein A, translating to MDLFSRNAKNDPTRPLADRLRPTDFSEFFGQEHLLGPGKFFSPENRNRLPSSLIFWGPPGSGKTTLAQLIAKMSQTHLVTLSAVQSGVKELRETFSEARLRLQSAGQKTILFLDEIHRFNKSQQDSFLPHLEDGTVILFGATTENPSFSLNAPLLSRCQVLTLSSLDRSEINKILKRTIQNPASGFVLLNLVIEESIVEQIAEWAEGDARRALNLLEASIAVAKTENGKKIVTEKIVIEAAQGRILAYDKKGEEHYNTISAFIKSMRASDPDASVYWLARMLEAGEDPLFIARRMIIFASEDIGNADPQALQVATAVHQAFQAVGLPEGWIPLSQGVIYLATAPKSNASYRAYLNAKEAIAKQGSLPVPLHLRKAPTSLMKELGYGKEYHYPHTEPIEAGKQHYLPDQLSQDRFYEPTNEGHEKTIREILEIIRKNRPKTD from the coding sequence ATGGACCTATTTTCAAGAAACGCTAAGAATGATCCCACCAGACCCTTAGCAGACCGTCTTCGTCCAACCGATTTTAGTGAATTCTTCGGGCAGGAACACCTCCTCGGTCCCGGTAAGTTTTTTTCACCTGAAAATCGAAATCGCCTTCCTTCATCGCTGATTTTCTGGGGCCCTCCGGGATCAGGTAAAACGACTTTAGCCCAACTGATTGCGAAAATGAGCCAGACCCATCTGGTTACTCTTTCCGCAGTCCAATCCGGAGTCAAAGAGCTTAGAGAAACATTTTCGGAAGCACGACTGCGCCTGCAGAGTGCCGGCCAGAAGACCATTCTCTTTCTGGACGAGATTCATCGATTTAACAAAAGCCAACAAGATTCCTTTCTTCCCCATCTTGAAGACGGAACGGTGATCCTCTTCGGAGCAACCACTGAGAATCCGAGTTTTTCACTCAACGCACCCCTCCTCTCCCGATGTCAAGTCCTTACGCTCAGTTCCCTTGACCGGTCTGAAATCAACAAGATTCTTAAGAGAACCATACAAAATCCTGCATCAGGATTTGTATTGCTCAATCTTGTGATTGAAGAGTCGATTGTAGAACAAATTGCAGAATGGGCCGAGGGAGATGCCCGGAGGGCACTCAATCTGCTGGAAGCCTCCATTGCAGTGGCCAAAACTGAAAATGGGAAGAAAATCGTTACCGAAAAAATTGTCATCGAGGCGGCACAAGGAAGAATTCTCGCCTACGATAAAAAGGGAGAGGAACATTACAATACTATTTCGGCTTTTATCAAAAGCATGAGGGCAAGTGATCCGGACGCTTCAGTCTACTGGCTCGCCCGGATGCTGGAAGCAGGTGAAGATCCTCTCTTTATCGCCCGGCGGATGATCATCTTTGCGTCCGAAGATATTGGCAATGCCGATCCGCAAGCCCTCCAGGTCGCAACCGCCGTTCATCAGGCTTTCCAGGCGGTAGGCCTTCCGGAAGGTTGGATCCCGTTAAGCCAGGGGGTCATTTATCTTGCCACCGCTCCAAAAAGCAACGCCTCTTATCGGGCTTATTTAAATGCAAAAGAAGCGATTGCAAAACAAGGAAGCCTTCCCGTTCCTCTCCACCTACGAAAGGCACCCACCTCTCTCATGAAAGAGCTGGGGTATGGCAAGGAATATCACTACCCCCATACCGAACCGATTGAAGCCGGGAAACAGCATTATCTCCCTGATCAACTCTCTCAAGATCGCTTTTATGAGCCTACGAACGAAGGTCATGAAAAAACAATCAGAGAAATACTTGAAATAATTAGGAAAAACCGTCCCAAAACAGATTGA
- a CDS encoding DNA-3-methyladenine glycosylase produces MRLKRPFFLRPPEVVAQDLLGKSLYFKGNRVIIVETESYGVNDPACHSFKGKTLRNEPMFKEGGRSYVYFIYGMHFCFNVVTEKMEIPSAVLIRGGIPLTLLKEIQDRRGKKESAEKILIGPGNFCRGLGIGREQNDIDLCHTPDFYFYKGDLEKVHLDIGISPRIGITEGKEKLWRFFLKNYGIN; encoded by the coding sequence ATGAGACTGAAAAGGCCGTTTTTCCTCCGGCCTCCTGAGGTCGTAGCGCAAGATCTTCTTGGAAAATCCCTCTATTTTAAAGGAAATCGTGTTATAATCGTTGAAACAGAATCTTACGGAGTCAACGATCCTGCCTGCCATTCTTTTAAGGGCAAAACCCTCAGAAATGAACCGATGTTTAAAGAAGGGGGTAGAAGTTATGTCTACTTTATATATGGCATGCATTTTTGTTTCAACGTGGTGACGGAAAAAATGGAGATTCCTTCCGCAGTTCTTATCCGGGGAGGGATCCCTCTTACGTTGTTAAAAGAGATTCAGGATCGGAGGGGTAAAAAAGAGAGCGCAGAAAAGATTCTGATCGGGCCCGGGAATTTTTGCAGAGGTCTGGGAATCGGGAGAGAACAGAATGACATCGATTTATGTCATACGCCCGATTTCTATTTCTATAAGGGCGATCTCGAAAAGGTTCATCTTGACATTGGAATCTCTCCCCGGATTGGTATTACCGAGGGAAAAGAAAAGCTCTGGCGATTTTTTCTCAAGAATTACGGCATAAATTGA
- a CDS encoding methylenetetrahydrofolate reductase: MRKFQTSLKQNKFVVTAEFGPPKGTDIASLVKNGRDITGLVDGVNITDNQSGVMRACPLAISKILIDIGIDPILQVTCRDRNRLAIQSDLLGAHILGIRNLLALTGDPPHIGDHKDSKPVFDLQLDQLLGAVNSLNAGKDLAGNSLTSPTELFAGAATTPEADNFELECAKFEKKIESGAKFFQTQAIYNLKRFEEFMKHARKFQVKVIAGIILLKSSGMASFMNKYIPGIKVPEKLIESLEKAGKEKSLDVGIDIAVNTIKELKGMSDGVHIMAINAEHLLPQIIQKSGLA, encoded by the coding sequence ATGAGAAAATTCCAGACCTCGCTGAAACAAAATAAGTTTGTCGTGACGGCCGAATTTGGCCCTCCAAAAGGGACCGATATCGCCAGTTTAGTTAAAAATGGTCGCGATATCACCGGCTTGGTTGACGGAGTCAATATTACCGACAATCAGAGCGGCGTGATGAGGGCCTGTCCCCTTGCGATTTCAAAAATATTGATTGATATCGGAATCGACCCCATTCTCCAGGTGACCTGCCGTGATCGCAACCGGCTTGCGATCCAGTCTGACCTTCTCGGAGCTCATATCCTTGGAATTCGAAATCTTCTCGCCTTAACAGGTGATCCTCCTCATATTGGAGATCATAAAGATTCCAAACCCGTATTTGACCTTCAGCTCGATCAGTTGCTCGGAGCGGTTAATTCCTTAAATGCCGGCAAAGATCTGGCAGGGAATAGTTTGACCAGTCCAACAGAACTTTTCGCTGGAGCTGCGACCACGCCCGAAGCGGATAATTTTGAGCTGGAATGCGCAAAGTTTGAAAAGAAGATCGAATCCGGAGCTAAATTTTTTCAAACACAGGCGATTTACAATCTCAAAAGATTTGAAGAGTTTATGAAACATGCTCGAAAATTTCAGGTCAAGGTCATCGCAGGGATCATTCTTCTGAAATCTTCGGGAATGGCATCGTTTATGAACAAATATATTCCTGGAATTAAAGTACCGGAAAAACTCATCGAATCACTTGAAAAAGCAGGCAAAGAAAAATCGCTGGACGTGGGAATAGATATCGCTGTCAATACGATTAAGGAGCTCAAAGGAATGTCAGACGGGGTCCATATTATGGCGATTAATGCGGAACATCTACTCCCTCAAATCATCCAAAAATCCGGGCTAGCATAG
- a CDS encoding MFS transporter, with product MQQKKLDLEKNLSYGIKDGACYSMMVGIGESYLIPFALFLKATNAQIGLIVSVPQLFGAFFQIISAYLLAGLSNRKQLILAGVGFQAVAWLPLLWLPVLIPQHAVLFLLLGTSLYFLLGNLASPPWNSLMGDLVPIDQRGNYFGKRTKIMSLSSFTALFLGGVILDETRNSATPVSGFVIIFTIAALFRGASFLYLRKMDELPLNQEREKFYLGDFYRYFKNSNFLRFVVYSALISFSVQVSGPFFAVYMLHDLQFTYFKYMIVVGTGVVSQYLTYLYWGNFSDRFGNRRVLQITGLLMPALPILWLFSPNFYYIMGIQLLAGFVWAGFSLSVSIFVFDAVASEKRAVCIAVYSTLNALGIFLGAMTGGLFTKIFPDTFTLLNIHFHLRSNLMFLFLISGVLRLIVYLTFLPRIQEVRHVEVFSFKEMFQKNPRSTSVEK from the coding sequence TTGCAGCAAAAAAAACTAGATTTAGAAAAGAACCTTTCCTACGGGATAAAGGATGGCGCCTGCTATTCCATGATGGTTGGGATCGGAGAGAGCTATTTAATCCCCTTTGCCTTATTTTTAAAGGCGACCAACGCACAGATTGGACTTATCGTTTCGGTTCCTCAATTGTTTGGCGCGTTTTTTCAGATCATTTCCGCGTACCTGCTTGCCGGTTTAAGCAACCGTAAACAGCTCATTCTCGCAGGAGTCGGATTCCAGGCGGTCGCCTGGCTTCCATTGCTCTGGCTTCCTGTTCTGATTCCTCAACATGCGGTTCTTTTTCTCCTCCTCGGAACCTCTCTCTATTTTCTACTGGGAAACCTGGCCAGTCCGCCCTGGAACAGTCTGATGGGTGACCTCGTACCGATTGATCAAAGGGGGAATTATTTTGGTAAAAGAACCAAGATTATGAGTTTGAGTTCATTCACAGCACTTTTCCTGGGAGGTGTCATTTTAGATGAAACCCGCAACAGCGCCACTCCGGTATCAGGGTTTGTCATCATTTTTACAATCGCGGCTTTATTTAGAGGGGCTTCTTTCCTCTATCTCAGGAAGATGGATGAACTTCCACTCAATCAGGAAAGAGAAAAATTTTATCTGGGAGATTTTTATCGGTATTTTAAGAATTCGAATTTCTTAAGATTTGTCGTCTATTCGGCCCTTATTTCATTTTCAGTGCAGGTTTCCGGCCCATTTTTCGCTGTTTATATGCTTCATGATCTTCAGTTCACCTATTTTAAGTACATGATCGTCGTAGGCACCGGTGTGGTAAGCCAATACCTGACCTATTTATACTGGGGGAACTTTTCAGATCGATTTGGGAACCGAAGAGTATTGCAGATCACCGGGCTTCTCATGCCGGCACTTCCGATCTTATGGCTATTTTCTCCCAATTTTTACTATATCATGGGAATCCAGCTTTTAGCGGGATTCGTTTGGGCGGGCTTTAGTCTGAGCGTTTCAATTTTTGTATTTGATGCAGTTGCTTCGGAGAAAAGAGCCGTTTGTATAGCCGTCTACAGTACGCTCAATGCGCTCGGTATCTTTCTGGGAGCGATGACCGGGGGTCTTTTCACCAAGATTTTTCCTGACACCTTTACCCTGTTAAATATTCATTTCCATTTAAGATCAAATCTGATGTTTCTCTTTCTCATATCAGGTGTTTTAAGACTCATCGTCTATCTCACCTTCCTCCCAAGAATACAGGAAGTGCGCCACGTGGAAGTTTTCTCCTTCAAAGAGATGTTTCAAAAGAATCCTCGCTCCACATCGGTTGAAAAGTAA
- a CDS encoding SagB/ThcOx family dehydrogenase → MIPKEVNSFAEIYHQKTKYFRDEIANNPRQLDWSSQPSPFKDYHSDKKIDLIPYLPFQKNPFTGKALGYPPFEQEDELGLGNISRLLYFTNGVTGILQYPNGSKLYLRAAPTAGGLYPTEIYLAVRDIPHLDNGIYNFQVKDHSLIPLWEGNFWNAFSQYCFGHEAIHQSRLVVIMTAVFWRSAWRYEDRAYRRILLDTGHVLGNLNAYAKKEGLGVYPISGFFDQALNRLLFLEEDKEGVLMMNALPLLKSLKAREIRRSSVYPSTIKSSETSLQLPLLLGLHLTSYLGQEDFVLEGEVPDSSTIEDKFQASPSTVLEGNSLNTEEKGIEQTILERRSTRSYSGQPLFKDELADLLKFAYEPAILKDESESENRGLPQVFDPSLLETYVIVHGVLEIESGVYYYAPVQQELRLVRKGNFKQNSWEFCLGQELGRDASVIIVHASHLPNAVNKYGNRAYRYLHLDAGHIGQRLNLAAIHLGLGASGIGGFFDDEVNELLMLSLEYAIVYVTTVGRPAASAS, encoded by the coding sequence ATGATACCCAAAGAAGTCAATTCTTTTGCAGAAATTTACCATCAAAAAACAAAATATTTCAGAGACGAGATTGCCAATAATCCGAGGCAGCTCGACTGGAGTTCTCAACCTTCTCCCTTTAAAGATTATCACTCGGATAAAAAGATTGATTTAATCCCTTATCTTCCATTTCAAAAGAATCCGTTTACGGGCAAGGCTCTCGGGTATCCCCCCTTTGAGCAGGAAGACGAGCTTGGATTGGGAAATATTTCGCGCCTCCTGTATTTTACCAATGGCGTGACAGGAATTCTGCAGTATCCCAACGGTTCCAAACTCTATTTAAGAGCTGCTCCGACGGCGGGGGGCCTTTATCCTACTGAGATCTATCTTGCGGTAAGAGACATTCCCCATCTTGACAACGGCATTTATAATTTTCAGGTTAAAGACCATTCTCTGATTCCTCTCTGGGAAGGTAATTTTTGGAACGCATTCAGTCAGTACTGTTTTGGTCATGAAGCAATTCATCAATCCAGGCTGGTTGTTATTATGACGGCGGTCTTCTGGAGAAGTGCCTGGAGATATGAGGACAGGGCGTATCGGAGAATCCTTCTCGACACAGGTCATGTTCTTGGGAATCTGAATGCCTACGCAAAAAAGGAAGGCCTAGGAGTTTACCCCATTAGCGGTTTCTTTGATCAAGCGTTGAATCGGCTCCTCTTTCTTGAGGAGGATAAGGAAGGTGTTTTGATGATGAACGCGTTACCCCTTCTCAAGTCGCTGAAGGCGCGCGAAATCAGGAGAAGTTCTGTCTATCCTTCAACGATTAAATCATCCGAGACCAGTCTGCAACTCCCACTTTTATTGGGATTACACCTGACATCTTACCTGGGGCAGGAGGATTTTGTTTTAGAAGGAGAGGTACCTGATTCTTCCACCATTGAAGACAAATTTCAAGCCTCTCCTTCGACTGTTCTTGAAGGCAATAGCCTGAATACGGAAGAAAAAGGGATCGAACAGACCATTCTTGAGCGTCGATCGACCCGGTCTTATTCTGGACAACCGCTGTTTAAAGACGAACTGGCTGACCTTTTGAAATTTGCATATGAACCGGCAATACTAAAAGATGAAAGCGAGTCCGAAAACCGGGGGCTGCCGCAAGTTTTTGATCCATCTCTGCTGGAAACCTACGTGATCGTCCATGGCGTTCTCGAAATCGAATCGGGCGTCTATTATTATGCGCCGGTTCAACAGGAATTACGTCTGGTTAGAAAGGGAAATTTCAAGCAGAACAGCTGGGAGTTTTGTTTGGGTCAGGAGCTTGGAAGAGATGCCTCTGTGATTATTGTTCATGCCTCGCACCTGCCAAACGCAGTTAACAAATATGGAAACAGAGCTTATCGTTATCTTCATCTGGACGCGGGACATATCGGACAACGGCTAAACCTGGCTGCGATTCATCTCGGACTCGGAGCAAGCGGAATCGGCGGTTTTTTTGATGACGAAGTTAACGAATTACTCATGCTATCATTGGAATATGCCATTGTCTATGTTACCACCGTTGGCCGGCCGGCCGCGTCTGCCAGTTAA
- a CDS encoding ABC transporter permease: MKLYRINAIVYRHLSLYKRSPTRIMEIIYWPVLDLMVWGFVTVYLQKYQSALPFFVSFFIGALILWDIFFRAQQGISISFLEEVWSRNLLNLFVSPLTPVEFIMGTLVVSLFKVVTTFLVTLTLAMFFYSYNIFSLGPPLFFLVLNLILMGWAIGIMTTGAILRFGQEAEVLAWGLAFLFQPVSAVFYPVSVLPPFLQKIAWWIPASHTFEGMRAVVARGSVSFKELEIAFLLNGLYILMAILFFSWMLREVREKGLLLKSGE, encoded by the coding sequence ATGAAACTCTATAGAATCAACGCAATTGTTTATCGGCATCTTTCCCTTTACAAGAGAAGCCCGACCCGAATAATGGAAATTATCTACTGGCCGGTTCTAGATCTTATGGTCTGGGGCTTCGTTACGGTCTATCTTCAAAAATATCAATCCGCACTTCCCTTTTTTGTCTCTTTTTTTATCGGAGCCCTTATCTTGTGGGATATATTTTTTCGCGCCCAACAGGGCATTTCCATTTCATTTCTGGAAGAGGTCTGGTCGAGAAATTTACTGAATCTCTTTGTTTCTCCGTTGACTCCGGTTGAATTTATTATGGGAACCCTGGTCGTGAGCCTTTTCAAGGTTGTGACCACCTTTCTGGTGACTCTGACACTCGCCATGTTTTTTTATTCTTACAATATTTTTTCTCTCGGCCCACCGCTCTTTTTTCTCGTGCTGAATTTGATTTTAATGGGTTGGGCCATCGGAATTATGACCACAGGGGCGATTCTTCGGTTTGGTCAGGAAGCGGAAGTTCTTGCCTGGGGCCTGGCTTTTCTGTTCCAGCCTGTTTCCGCAGTTTTTTATCCGGTGTCTGTCCTGCCACCTTTTCTGCAGAAGATTGCCTGGTGGATTCCGGCTTCCCATACATTCGAAGGGATGAGAGCGGTCGTGGCACGCGGTTCGGTTTCGTTCAAGGAATTGGAAATTGCCTTTCTGTTGAATGGATTGTATATCTTGATGGCGATACTCTTTTTCTCCTGGATGCTCAGGGAAGTGAGAGAAAAGGGGCTGCTTCTCAAAAGCGGCGAATAA
- a CDS encoding RidA family protein — translation MTIDEKLLKLNIILPVPPEPVAAYIPAVRMGDLVFLSGTLPLKEGKLLFQGKVGKEVNVEQGIACSRQALLNVLAILKREIGSLDEVKQFVRLGGFVASYEGFTQQPQVLNGASLLLVEIFGEKGKHARTAVGAAELPLNAPVEIELIVQIF, via the coding sequence ATGACCATAGACGAAAAATTACTTAAGTTGAATATTATCCTGCCAGTACCTCCGGAACCGGTGGCAGCCTATATTCCGGCGGTCAGGATGGGCGATCTGGTTTTTTTAAGCGGGACGCTCCCCTTGAAAGAGGGAAAACTGCTTTTTCAGGGAAAAGTTGGAAAAGAGGTGAACGTTGAACAGGGGATAGCATGTTCCCGTCAGGCATTATTAAATGTTCTGGCGATCCTTAAAAGAGAGATCGGGAGCCTGGACGAAGTCAAACAGTTTGTCCGGCTTGGGGGCTTTGTTGCCTCGTACGAAGGTTTTACCCAACAACCGCAGGTGCTGAATGGTGCTTCGTTACTCCTTGTGGAAATATTCGGCGAAAAAGGAAAACACGCACGCACCGCGGTGGGAGCCGCCGAGCTCCCGCTGAATGCTCCCGTTGAAATCGAACTGATCGTGCAGATTTTTTAA
- a CDS encoding HAD family hydrolase, which yields MNRFKAVYFDLDGTLIDSFTAIQSGYNFALSQLNETIRLSLDQVKKRVGGGLKESFFDLVGEERSEQGVVHFRSKYKEVYLKETYLLPYVFHVVTSLSRKGVNLAVISNKYGDFSRDILTEFKLLPYLSAVVGDGDGYPLKPHTGMIDHLNRKFNLLPGDVLYIGDGPIDIECCRRAGVSIYAVTTGNYTRDELFPHHPERIIDTLEELLSDFS from the coding sequence ATGAACAGATTTAAGGCAGTTTATTTTGATCTGGATGGGACCCTGATCGATTCGTTTACTGCAATTCAAAGCGGGTATAATTTTGCGTTAAGCCAGTTGAACGAAACTATCAGACTTTCCCTCGATCAGGTTAAGAAAAGAGTCGGGGGCGGGCTGAAGGAGTCTTTTTTTGATCTAGTCGGAGAAGAGCGGTCCGAGCAGGGGGTGGTCCACTTCAGATCAAAGTACAAGGAAGTGTATCTCAAAGAAACCTATCTTCTCCCTTACGTATTTCATGTGGTCACTTCGCTTTCACGGAAAGGGGTGAATCTGGCGGTGATTTCTAACAAGTACGGTGATTTTTCAAGAGATATTTTAACGGAATTTAAACTCCTCCCGTATCTCTCTGCCGTTGTCGGAGATGGCGATGGATACCCGCTAAAACCCCATACGGGAATGATTGATCATCTAAACAGGAAGTTCAACCTTCTTCCAGGCGATGTCTTATACATTGGAGACGGACCGATTGATATTGAATGTTGTCGGAGAGCAGGTGTCTCTATTTATGCTGTTACGACAGGCAATTATACCCGTGACGAACTGTTTCCTCACCATCCGGAACGAATCATCGACACCCTTGAAGAGCTGCTCTCTGATTTCAGTTAA
- a CDS encoding HIT family protein: MTHPEIQVPGCSICRHLKRKSPFEIIAFSDSVLYLNKDQFFKGYCFLEYKSHVKELFDLAEEPRNLYTKHLSLAARALHRAFRPDKINYELLGNKVPHLHWHIVPRFKNDPAWSDTVWSKPHDPLHLPEPEIVQVILKIRNNI; the protein is encoded by the coding sequence ATGACCCATCCAGAGATTCAGGTCCCCGGTTGCTCGATCTGTCGTCATCTGAAACGAAAATCACCTTTTGAGATCATTGCATTTTCAGACTCGGTTTTGTATCTGAATAAAGACCAGTTTTTCAAAGGATATTGTTTTCTTGAATACAAATCCCATGTCAAAGAACTGTTTGACTTGGCTGAGGAACCAAGAAATCTCTACACGAAACATCTTTCGCTCGCTGCACGGGCGTTGCATCGGGCATTTAGACCGGACAAAATCAATTACGAATTGTTAGGAAATAAAGTTCCTCATCTTCATTGGCATATTGTCCCGAGATTCAAAAATGATCCGGCCTGGTCGGATACGGTCTGGAGTAAACCTCATGACCCACTTCATCTTCCGGAACCGGAAATAGTACAAGTGATTTTGAAAATTCGAAATAATATATGA
- a CDS encoding ABC transporter ATP-binding protein, translated as MIIKVENLVKRFKNVVAVNSVSFEVEEGAILGLLGPNGAGKTTLMAMILGILTPTSGTITLFGKNYTRNREAILSEVNFSSSYVSMPLSLTLRENLTFFARIYHVKNYPGKISDLLKLCELTQFQNRLTRELSTGQLSRLNLAKALLNRPRILFLDEPTASLDPDMAEHVREILMALKKESGCTIVYTSHNMQEIETISDRILFMNRGEVIADGTPLEVIQQFKKDTLEEVFLKLSRETVRP; from the coding sequence ATGATTATCAAAGTAGAAAATCTTGTCAAACGGTTTAAAAACGTGGTTGCAGTCAATTCCGTTTCGTTTGAAGTCGAAGAAGGAGCCATTCTCGGCCTACTCGGTCCCAATGGTGCGGGTAAGACAACCCTGATGGCAATGATTTTAGGTATCCTGACTCCTACATCAGGGACGATCACCTTGTTTGGAAAAAATTACACCCGGAATCGCGAAGCAATTCTCAGCGAGGTCAATTTTTCCTCCAGTTATGTTTCGATGCCTCTCTCGCTGACATTGCGGGAAAATTTAACGTTTTTTGCCCGCATATATCATGTCAAGAATTATCCGGGGAAAATCTCGGATTTGTTAAAGCTCTGCGAGCTTACGCAGTTTCAAAACCGCCTCACGAGGGAACTTTCGACCGGGCAATTGTCCCGGTTGAATTTGGCAAAAGCCCTCTTAAATCGACCACGAATTTTATTTCTTGACGAACCGACCGCCAGCCTTGATCCGGACATGGCCGAACATGTCCGGGAGATTCTGATGGCATTGAAGAAAGAGTCTGGATGCACCATCGTATACACTTCGCATAACATGCAGGAAATCGAAACCATTTCCGACCGGATCCTCTTTATGAACCGGGGAGAAGTTATTGCAGACGGGACGCCGCTGGAGGTCATTCAACAATTTAAAAAGGATACGCTTGAAGAGGTTTTTCTGAAACTCTCCCGAGAGACAGTCCGCCCATGA
- a CDS encoding formylmethanofuran dehydrogenase produces the protein MKTFEEVVAFHGHLCLDIAMGYRISVAAVREMGNELKNMKEVVAMVENETCAVDAIQEYTGCTLGKRNLMMTATGKPVYLLQNTKTQNAVRIYCHYWETFDPDGSHSARRKAMTGPGSTPEQRAEFQKELDQKLQEILTLPEDKLFRVKKIKLAPPPKVGKYKAKPCGQCGEFTHEGRLQEIDKKKVCKECREILLERKKWT, from the coding sequence ATGAAAACGTTTGAAGAAGTAGTCGCATTTCACGGTCATCTCTGTCTCGATATCGCGATGGGATACCGTATATCCGTTGCGGCGGTCAGAGAAATGGGCAATGAGCTAAAGAATATGAAAGAAGTGGTGGCGATGGTAGAAAATGAAACCTGTGCAGTCGATGCGATTCAGGAATATACAGGATGCACGCTTGGGAAAAGAAATCTCATGATGACGGCAACCGGAAAGCCGGTCTACCTCCTTCAAAACACGAAAACACAAAATGCCGTCCGGATATATTGCCATTATTGGGAGACATTTGATCCAGATGGTTCCCACAGTGCACGTAGAAAAGCGATGACCGGTCCCGGCTCAACCCCGGAACAGCGCGCGGAGTTTCAAAAAGAGCTGGACCAAAAACTTCAGGAAATACTCACTCTTCCGGAAGATAAACTTTTTAGAGTTAAAAAGATAAAGCTGGCCCCCCCGCCCAAAGTCGGAAAGTATAAAGCAAAGCCTTGCGGTCAATGCGGTGAGTTTACCCATGAAGGGCGCCTGCAGGAGATAGATAAGAAAAAGGTCTGCAAGGAATGCCGGGAAATACTGCTTGAACGAAAAAAATGGACCTAA